A stretch of the Polynucleobacter tropicus genome encodes the following:
- a CDS encoding transposase: protein MARQARTVIPGQAMHVMVRGNNRETLFYKDEDRQIYLEWLRDAARQFSCAVHAFALMPNHVHLLMTPQNEDSLAKTMQSLGRRYAQYFNQQHHRSGTIWEGRYRSSLIDPDYFLRCQRYIELNPVRTGYESSPQDSRWTSFATHIGGNAEPWLMDHPLFWRLGNTPFERQMNWANFVKEGAPHWEDRQITESLIRSKPWISDTFSKKLFKDSPDLIQMRHRGRPKKIIPLNSDI from the coding sequence ATGGCTCGGCAAGCGCGTACAGTTATTCCAGGCCAAGCAATGCACGTGATGGTTCGTGGCAACAATCGCGAAACTCTTTTTTACAAAGATGAAGATCGTCAAATTTATTTAGAGTGGTTACGTGACGCTGCAAGACAATTTTCTTGCGCAGTACATGCATTTGCTTTGATGCCCAATCATGTGCATTTATTAATGACCCCACAAAACGAAGATTCTCTTGCAAAAACAATGCAGTCTTTGGGTCGACGTTACGCGCAATACTTTAATCAACAGCATCATCGATCTGGAACCATTTGGGAGGGAAGATATCGATCCTCTTTGATCGACCCCGATTATTTTTTACGTTGTCAGCGTTACATCGAATTAAATCCAGTAAGGACTGGTTATGAATCCAGTCCACAGGATTCGCGGTGGACCAGCTTTGCCACTCATATTGGTGGAAATGCAGAGCCTTGGCTAATGGACCATCCGCTATTCTGGAGATTGGGAAATACCCCCTTTGAGCGCCAGATGAATTGGGCCAATTTCGTGAAAGAAGGCGCCCCTCATTGGGAGGATCGCCAAATCACAGAATCCTTGATTCGATCTAAGCCTTGGATAAGCGATACATTTTCCAAGAAATTATTCAAAGACTCGCCCGACTTGATTCAAATGCGCCATAGAGGGCGCCCAAAGAAAATAATCCCTTTAAATTCAGATATATAG
- a CDS encoding glutamate synthase-related protein translates to MTTQLNTQIRPIAQGMYDPQNEHDACGVGFVAHIKGKKSHEIVSQGLKILENLDHRGAVGADPLMGDGAGILIQIPDTLYREEMAKQDVTLPPLGEYGVGMIFLPKEHASRLACEQELERTVRLEGQVVLGWRDVPVDVKLPMSPTVQMTEPFIRQIFIGRGRDIMTTDALERKLYVIRKTASHAIQDLHLKHGKEYFVASMSARTIVYKGLLLANQVGAYYQDLQDPRTVSALALVHQRFSTNTFPAWELAHPYRMIAHNGEINTVKGNVNWVNAREGAISSPVLGDDLQKLWPLIYPGQSDTACFDNCLELLVMSGYPLAQAMMMMIPEAWEQHTLMDDNRRAFYEYHASMMEPWDGPAAMAFTDGRQIGATLDRNGLRPARYYVTDDDLVIMASEAGVLPIPENKIVQKWRLQPGKMFMIDMEQGRIIDDVELKNAVSKAKPYKSWIDAVRVKLDEVDASKADLVDEKTTIRPAAKLLDRQQAFGYTQEDIKYLMAPMAMNGEEAIGSMGNDSPLAVLSNKNKPLYNYFKQLFAQVTNPPIDPIRENMVMSLVSFIGPKPNLLDTNNINPPMRLEVSQPILDFDDITKIRNIGHYTNGKFRSYELDICYPASWGKAGIEARLASLCAEAADAVRSGYNILIVSDRQVDEKHVAIPALLATSAIHQHLVQKGLRTSVGLVVETGSARETHHFALLAGYGAEAVHPYLAMETLVDMAKGLSGDLSGEKAVKNFVKAVGKGLQKVMSKMGISTYMSYTGSQIFEAIGLNRDIIDQYFKGTPSNVGGIGVFEVAEEALRMHSAAFGNDPVLTNMLDAGGEYAFRIRGENHMWTPDTIAKLQHSTRIGAEKGYQTYKEYANIINDQTKRQMTLRGLFEFKIDPSKAIPLDEVEPAKEIVKRFATGAMSLGSISTEAHATLAIAMNRIGGKSNTGEGGEDPNRYVNELKGIPIKKGESLASILGEDVVEANIPLQDGDSLRSKIKQVASGRFGVTTEYLRSADQIQIKMAQGAKPGEGGQLPGGKVSDYIGKLRFSVPGVGLISPPPHHDIYSIEDIAQLIHDLKNVNPKSDVSVKLVSEVGVGTVAAGVAKAKADHVVIAGHDGGTGASPLSSIKHAGSPWELGLAETQQTLVLNGLRSRIRVQADGQMKTGRDVVIGALLGADEFGFATAPLVVEGCIMMRKCHLNTCPVGVATQDPELRKKFSGKPEHVVNFFFFIAEEAREIMAQLGIRKFDDLIGRVDLLDTRKGIENWKVHGLDFTKIFAEPQVAADVPRYQVLTQDHGLANALDNILIEKSEPAIERGEKVSFIVPVKNVNRTVGAMLSGEVAQRYGHAGLPDDTIHIQLNGTAGQSFAAFLARGITLDLVGDGNDYVGKGLSGGRVIVRAPHEFRGDTSKNIIVGNTVLYGAIAGEAFFNGVAGERFAVRNSGATTVVEGTGDHGCEYMTGGTVVVLGTTGRNFAAGMSGGVAYVYDEDGLFGQRCNTSMATLEKVLPSAEQISKMPKSEWHAPVDVKDGGERLTDEQILKGLIERHFRYTGSERAKALLADWENARTRFVKVLPTEYKRALGELWEKSQKKTVAA, encoded by the coding sequence ATGACTACTCAATTAAATACCCAGATTCGTCCAATTGCTCAAGGGATGTATGACCCACAAAATGAACACGATGCTTGTGGCGTAGGGTTCGTCGCTCACATCAAGGGTAAGAAATCTCATGAGATCGTTTCTCAGGGTTTAAAGATTCTTGAAAACTTGGATCACCGGGGAGCAGTTGGTGCCGATCCATTGATGGGTGACGGCGCTGGTATCTTGATTCAAATTCCAGATACTTTGTATCGCGAAGAGATGGCAAAGCAAGATGTCACATTGCCACCACTAGGTGAGTACGGTGTTGGCATGATCTTCTTGCCAAAAGAGCACGCTTCACGTTTGGCATGTGAGCAAGAGTTAGAGCGCACCGTTAGATTGGAGGGGCAAGTTGTTTTAGGTTGGAGAGACGTGCCGGTTGATGTGAAGTTGCCGATGTCTCCAACAGTACAAATGACTGAACCATTCATTCGTCAAATTTTTATTGGACGTGGCCGCGACATCATGACAACCGATGCGCTTGAGCGTAAGTTGTATGTGATTCGCAAAACAGCAAGTCATGCAATTCAAGACTTGCACTTAAAGCATGGCAAAGAATATTTCGTGGCGTCTATGTCCGCGCGAACCATTGTTTATAAGGGTTTGCTGTTAGCTAACCAGGTTGGCGCTTACTACCAAGATTTGCAAGATCCACGCACGGTATCTGCATTGGCATTAGTGCATCAACGCTTCTCAACCAATACTTTCCCTGCATGGGAATTGGCTCACCCTTACCGCATGATTGCGCATAACGGTGAAATCAACACTGTTAAAGGCAACGTTAATTGGGTGAATGCACGTGAGGGCGCGATCAGCTCCCCAGTGCTTGGCGATGATTTGCAAAAATTGTGGCCGCTGATTTATCCAGGTCAATCAGATACTGCGTGTTTTGATAACTGCTTAGAATTATTGGTGATGTCTGGTTATCCATTGGCTCAAGCCATGATGATGATGATTCCAGAAGCATGGGAACAACACACATTAATGGATGACAATCGTCGTGCATTCTATGAGTACCACGCATCGATGATGGAGCCATGGGATGGCCCAGCAGCAATGGCGTTTACCGATGGTCGTCAGATCGGTGCGACTTTGGACCGCAATGGTTTGCGTCCTGCGCGTTACTACGTAACTGACGATGATTTAGTGATCATGGCTTCTGAAGCTGGCGTATTGCCAATCCCAGAAAACAAGATTGTTCAAAAGTGGCGCTTGCAACCAGGCAAGATGTTCATGATCGACATGGAACAAGGCCGTATCATTGATGACGTTGAGCTCAAGAATGCAGTATCAAAAGCAAAGCCTTATAAGAGCTGGATTGACGCTGTTCGAGTGAAGCTCGATGAAGTTGACGCTAGCAAAGCTGATTTAGTGGATGAGAAAACTACTATTCGTCCAGCGGCTAAATTGCTCGATCGTCAACAGGCTTTTGGTTACACACAAGAAGACATCAAGTACCTTATGGCCCCAATGGCCATGAATGGTGAAGAGGCTATCGGTTCAATGGGTAATGACAGTCCATTGGCAGTTCTCTCAAACAAGAACAAGCCTTTGTACAACTACTTTAAGCAGTTGTTTGCGCAGGTAACCAATCCTCCGATTGATCCAATTCGCGAAAACATGGTGATGTCTTTGGTTTCCTTTATTGGACCAAAGCCAAACTTATTAGATACAAACAATATCAATCCACCAATGCGACTAGAAGTTAGTCAGCCTATTTTGGATTTTGATGACATCACGAAGATTCGTAATATTGGTCATTACACGAATGGCAAGTTCCGCTCATACGAGCTTGATATTTGCTACCCAGCATCATGGGGTAAGGCCGGCATTGAAGCGCGTTTAGCTTCTTTGTGCGCAGAGGCTGCTGATGCTGTGCGTTCTGGCTACAACATTTTGATCGTTAGTGATCGTCAAGTTGATGAGAAGCATGTTGCTATTCCTGCACTGTTAGCAACTTCAGCAATTCATCAGCATCTAGTGCAAAAAGGTTTGCGTACTAGCGTAGGCCTCGTAGTTGAAACGGGTAGCGCTCGCGAAACACACCACTTCGCACTCTTGGCTGGTTATGGTGCTGAAGCAGTTCATCCATACCTCGCAATGGAAACATTGGTTGATATGGCTAAAGGCCTATCAGGCGATTTGTCTGGTGAGAAAGCAGTTAAGAATTTTGTGAAGGCAGTTGGTAAAGGCTTGCAAAAAGTAATGTCCAAAATGGGTATCTCTACTTACATGTCTTACACAGGCTCACAGATTTTTGAGGCGATTGGTTTAAATCGCGACATCATTGATCAGTATTTCAAAGGCACTCCATCTAACGTTGGCGGTATTGGTGTGTTTGAAGTGGCCGAAGAAGCGCTGCGTATGCATAGCGCGGCCTTTGGTAATGACCCTGTCTTGACCAATATGCTTGATGCAGGTGGTGAGTACGCTTTCCGTATTCGTGGTGAGAACCATATGTGGACACCAGATACGATTGCGAAGTTACAGCACTCCACTCGTATTGGTGCAGAGAAGGGCTACCAGACTTATAAAGAGTACGCCAATATCATCAATGACCAAACGAAGCGTCAGATGACTTTGCGTGGCTTGTTTGAGTTCAAGATTGATCCAAGTAAGGCTATTCCTTTGGATGAAGTTGAGCCAGCAAAGGAAATCGTTAAACGTTTTGCAACGGGTGCGATGTCTTTAGGCTCGATCTCTACCGAAGCTCATGCTACTTTGGCAATCGCCATGAACCGTATTGGCGGTAAGTCCAATACTGGTGAGGGTGGTGAAGATCCAAATCGTTACGTAAATGAACTCAAAGGTATTCCAATTAAGAAGGGTGAGTCCCTTGCTAGTATTTTGGGTGAGGATGTAGTTGAGGCAAATATCCCATTGCAAGATGGGGACTCATTGCGTTCGAAGATTAAGCAAGTTGCTTCTGGTCGCTTCGGTGTGACCACTGAGTACTTGCGTTCTGCCGATCAAATTCAGATCAAGATGGCGCAGGGCGCTAAGCCGGGTGAAGGCGGCCAATTACCAGGCGGCAAGGTTTCTGACTACATTGGTAAGTTACGTTTCTCAGTGCCAGGCGTTGGTTTGATTTCTCCTCCTCCGCACCACGATATTTATTCGATTGAAGATATCGCTCAGTTGATTCATGACCTCAAGAACGTCAATCCAAAATCTGATGTTTCTGTGAAGTTGGTTTCTGAGGTGGGTGTTGGTACTGTTGCGGCTGGTGTTGCAAAAGCAAAAGCAGACCATGTTGTGATTGCTGGTCACGATGGTGGTACAGGCGCATCTCCACTCTCATCTATTAAGCATGCCGGATCTCCATGGGAGCTCGGTTTGGCTGAAACACAGCAAACTTTGGTTCTAAATGGTTTGCGTAGCCGCATTCGTGTTCAGGCTGACGGCCAAATGAAGACAGGTCGAGATGTGGTCATTGGCGCCTTATTGGGTGCGGATGAGTTTGGTTTTGCAACAGCACCATTAGTGGTTGAGGGTTGCATCATGATGCGTAAGTGTCACCTCAATACCTGCCCAGTTGGCGTAGCTACTCAAGATCCAGAATTGCGTAAAAAGTTCTCTGGCAAGCCAGAGCATGTGGTGAATTTCTTCTTCTTTATCGCAGAAGAAGCCCGTGAAATCATGGCTCAACTTGGAATCAGAAAGTTTGATGATTTAATTGGTCGTGTTGACTTGTTGGATACCCGCAAAGGTATCGAGAACTGGAAAGTGCATGGCTTGGATTTCACTAAGATTTTTGCTGAACCTCAAGTTGCCGCTGATGTTCCTCGTTACCAAGTGCTCACCCAAGACCATGGTTTAGCAAATGCGCTAGACAATATCTTGATTGAGAAGAGTGAGCCTGCTATCGAGCGTGGTGAAAAAGTTTCTTTCATCGTGCCAGTGAAGAACGTGAACCGTACTGTCGGCGCAATGCTTTCTGGTGAAGTGGCTCAGCGTTATGGTCATGCAGGTTTGCCAGATGACACCATTCATATTCAGTTAAATGGCACAGCTGGTCAAAGCTTTGCAGCGTTCTTAGCTCGCGGTATCACTTTAGATTTAGTGGGTGATGGCAATGACTACGTTGGCAAAGGTTTGTCAGGTGGTCGTGTCATCGTTCGTGCTCCGCATGAGTTCCGTGGCGACACTTCCAAGAACATCATTGTTGGCAATACCGTTCTTTACGGAGCGATTGCTGGTGAAGCCTTCTTTAACGGTGTTGCCGGTGAGCGTTTCGCAGTTCGTAACTCAGGCGCAACTACAGTTGTTGAAGGCACGGGTGATCACGGCTGTGAATACATGACTGGTGGAACAGTCGTGGTGCTTGGCACTACTGGCCGTAACTTTGCAGCAGGCATGAGTGGCGGTGTTGCTTACGTCTATGACGAAGATGGTTTATTTGGTCAACGTTGCAATACCAGCATGGCGACTTTGGAAAAAGTGTTGCCATCTGCTGAGCAAATTTCCAAGATGCCTAAATCAGAGTGGCATGCCCCCGTTGATGTTAAAGATGGCGGCGAGCGTTTAACTGATGAGCAAATCTTGAAAGGCTTGATCGAGCGCCATTTCCGCTACACAGGCTCAGAGCGTGCCAAAGCGCTATTGGCCGATTGGGAAAATGCTCGCACTCGCTTTGTGAAGGTTCTCCCAACTGAGTACAAACGTGCACTCGGTGAGCTTTGGGAAAAGTCACAGAAGAAAACGGTTGCAGCGTAA
- a CDS encoding glutamate synthase subunit beta, whose product MGKVTGFMEFERVDETYEAPAKRLHHYKEFVAALTDEEAKVQGARCMDCGIPFCNNGCPVNNIIPDFNDLVFHSDWKNALDVLQSTNNFPEFTGRICPAPCEAACTLGINRAPVGIKSIEHAIIDKGWESGWVKPQPSKTRTGKKVAIVGGGPAGMAAAQQLARVGHDVTVFEKNDRIGGLLRYGIPDFKMEKWLIDRRVEQMQAEGVKFETGVFVGKEAIGAEVKNYSTKIVSPEQLMKDFDAVVITGGAEQPRDLPVPGRELAGVHYALEFLIPQNKENAGDFKNEIRATDKHVVVIGGGDTGSDCVGTSNRHGATKITQFELLPQPPEVENKPLVWPYWPTKLRTSSSHEEGCDRDWSVGTKRFEGKNGKVEKLIGVRLEWKDGKMSEVPNSEFEIKADLVLLAMGFVSPVQQVLNAFGVEKDARGNAKATVDGQNAYQTNVPKVFAAGDMRRGQSLVVWAIREGRQCAQAVDQYLMGSSVLPR is encoded by the coding sequence ATGGGTAAGGTCACTGGATTCATGGAGTTTGAGCGCGTAGATGAAACATACGAAGCGCCCGCTAAACGTCTCCACCATTACAAAGAGTTTGTTGCGGCATTGACTGACGAAGAAGCAAAAGTTCAGGGTGCGCGTTGTATGGACTGCGGTATTCCGTTTTGCAATAACGGTTGTCCAGTCAACAACATCATTCCAGATTTCAATGATTTAGTTTTTCATAGTGACTGGAAGAATGCATTAGATGTTTTGCAGTCAACCAACAACTTCCCAGAATTTACTGGTCGTATTTGTCCAGCGCCTTGTGAAGCAGCTTGTACCCTAGGAATCAACCGTGCCCCCGTTGGTATTAAATCAATCGAGCACGCGATTATTGATAAGGGCTGGGAAAGCGGTTGGGTTAAGCCTCAGCCATCAAAAACGAGGACTGGTAAAAAGGTAGCGATTGTTGGCGGCGGCCCTGCAGGTATGGCGGCTGCTCAGCAATTGGCGCGTGTTGGTCACGATGTGACTGTTTTTGAGAAGAATGATCGCATCGGCGGTTTACTGCGTTATGGCATTCCTGACTTCAAGATGGAGAAGTGGCTCATCGACCGCCGCGTTGAACAAATGCAAGCTGAAGGCGTGAAATTTGAAACAGGTGTTTTCGTTGGTAAAGAAGCGATTGGTGCGGAAGTAAAAAATTACTCTACCAAAATAGTTTCACCTGAGCAGCTCATGAAAGACTTTGATGCAGTGGTGATTACTGGCGGTGCAGAGCAGCCACGCGATCTTCCTGTTCCTGGTCGTGAACTTGCTGGCGTGCACTATGCGCTAGAGTTTTTGATTCCGCAAAACAAAGAAAACGCTGGCGATTTTAAAAATGAAATCCGCGCAACCGATAAGCATGTGGTTGTGATTGGCGGTGGCGATACGGGCTCCGATTGCGTTGGCACTTCTAATCGCCATGGCGCAACAAAAATTACCCAGTTTGAGTTGTTACCTCAACCACCAGAAGTAGAAAACAAACCATTGGTTTGGCCATACTGGCCTACTAAGTTGCGCACATCTTCCTCCCATGAAGAAGGATGTGATCGCGATTGGTCTGTAGGAACAAAGCGTTTTGAAGGTAAAAACGGTAAGGTTGAAAAACTCATTGGCGTACGCTTGGAATGGAAAGACGGAAAAATGTCAGAAGTTCCAAATTCTGAATTTGAGATCAAAGCGGATTTGGTGCTTTTAGCAATGGGCTTTGTTTCTCCAGTGCAGCAGGTATTAAATGCATTTGGCGTAGAGAAAGATGCTCGCGGCAATGCAAAAGCGACTGTAGATGGTCAAAATGCCTATCAAACAAATGTTCCTAAGGTATTCGCTGCGGGTGATATGCGCCGTGGTCAATCTTTAGTGGTTTGGGCTATTCGTGAAGGTCGTCAATGTGCCCAGGCAGTAGACCAGTATTTAATGGGGTCATCCGTTTTGCCCCGATAA
- a CDS encoding ABC transporter ATP-binding protein codes for MNSHQPSALDVNKSLGEVVVSIKDVNFSYAPGERQILSGLNMEFRRGQVVAVMGGSGCGKTTILRLIGGQFSAQSGQVLFEGQDVGKMSGDELMAARRRMGMLFQFGALFTDLSVFENVAFPLREHTNLSEELLRSLVLMKLNAVGLRGARDLMPSQISGGMARRVALARAIALDPPLIMYDEPFAGLDPISLGITARLIRDLNSALGATSLLVTHDVEETFEIADYVYFIADGKIGAQGTPDELSRSTDPFVRQFLDAAPDGPVPFHYPGQSLEEDFGVRS; via the coding sequence ATGAATAGTCATCAACCAAGCGCATTGGATGTTAATAAATCCCTAGGCGAAGTTGTCGTCTCTATTAAAGACGTCAACTTTTCCTATGCGCCTGGTGAGCGACAAATTTTGTCGGGTCTCAATATGGAGTTCCGACGCGGCCAAGTCGTTGCGGTAATGGGCGGCTCAGGCTGCGGCAAAACCACCATCCTGCGTTTAATTGGCGGCCAATTTTCTGCGCAATCAGGCCAAGTGTTGTTTGAAGGCCAAGACGTTGGCAAGATGAGTGGCGATGAATTAATGGCTGCACGTCGTCGTATGGGAATGCTATTTCAGTTTGGCGCTTTATTTACTGACTTAAGTGTTTTTGAAAACGTTGCATTTCCATTGCGTGAACATACCAATTTAAGCGAAGAACTTTTACGTTCTCTCGTGTTGATGAAACTCAATGCGGTAGGTTTGCGTGGCGCACGCGATTTAATGCCATCACAAATTTCTGGGGGCATGGCAAGACGGGTTGCGCTTGCAAGAGCAATCGCATTAGATCCTCCGCTCATCATGTATGACGAGCCTTTTGCCGGTCTAGATCCTATCTCTTTGGGTATTACAGCACGCTTGATTCGAGATTTGAATAGCGCCCTGGGAGCCACGAGTTTATTGGTTACCCACGATGTTGAAGAGACATTTGAGATTGCGGATTACGTGTACTTCATCGCCGATGGAAAGATAGGTGCGCAAGGCACTCCGGATGAACTTAGTCGATCAACAGATCCTTTTGTAAGACAGTTCTTAGATGCTGCTCCAGATGGACCTGTGCCTTTCCATTATCCAGGACAAAGTCTGGAAGAAGATTTTGGAGTGAGATCTTGA
- the mlaE gene encoding lipid asymmetry maintenance ABC transporter permease subunit MlaE produces the protein MASLITSLLNLFGDLGFFIRRNLSSLGLSARMFVAVILRSGFLLKRPRLVIDQILFVGNHSFVIIAVSGLFVGFVLGLQGYYTLNRYGSEQALGLLVALSLTRELGPVITALLFAGRAGTSLTAEIGLMKAGEQLSAMEMMAVDPLGRVIAPRLWAGIIAMPILATIFTAVGVLGGYFVGVPLIGVDSGAFWSQMQGGVDLFSDIGNGLIKSLVFGVAVTFIALYQGYEAKPTPEGVSQATTRTVVISSLSVLALDFLLTAMMFSN, from the coding sequence ATGGCTAGCTTAATCACTTCGCTTCTTAATTTATTTGGTGATCTTGGATTTTTTATTCGTCGCAATTTAAGTAGTCTTGGTTTGTCTGCTCGAATGTTTGTAGCAGTGATTTTGCGCTCAGGATTTTTATTAAAGAGACCTCGTTTAGTTATCGATCAAATTTTGTTTGTTGGTAATCACTCATTTGTCATCATTGCAGTCTCTGGTTTGTTTGTTGGATTTGTATTGGGACTTCAGGGTTACTACACTTTAAATCGCTATGGCTCTGAACAAGCGCTAGGCTTATTAGTTGCCTTATCGCTCACTCGAGAACTGGGTCCGGTCATCACCGCCTTATTGTTTGCGGGTCGTGCTGGAACATCATTAACTGCCGAAATTGGTTTGATGAAGGCGGGGGAGCAGTTGAGCGCCATGGAGATGATGGCTGTCGATCCTTTGGGTCGTGTAATTGCCCCAAGGCTTTGGGCAGGGATTATTGCTATGCCGATTTTAGCCACCATTTTTACTGCTGTAGGTGTGCTGGGGGGTTACTTTGTTGGAGTTCCTCTCATTGGCGTGGATTCCGGTGCATTCTGGTCTCAGATGCAGGGTGGCGTCGATCTATTTTCTGACATTGGTAATGGTCTGATTAAAAGTTTGGTATTTGGTGTGGCGGTAACTTTTATTGCTCTATATCAGGGCTATGAAGCCAAGCCAACACCAGAAGGTGTTTCGCAGGCAACAACACGTACTGTGGTGATTTCATCTCTGTCGGTTTTAGCATTGGACTTCCTGTTAACCGCGATGATGTTTTCGAATTAG
- the mlaD gene encoding outer membrane lipid asymmetry maintenance protein MlaD: MKKSAIDIWVGIFVAIGLLAALFLALKVGNMNAVSFAPTYKISARFDNIGGLKPRAPVKSAGVVVGRIANISFDDKTYQATVVMTIEDAYKFPKDSSAKILTSGLLGEQYIGLEAGGSDDMLANGEKITQTQSAIVLESLISQFLYNKAADSGQEKSAAK, translated from the coding sequence ATGAAAAAAAGTGCAATTGATATCTGGGTTGGAATTTTTGTTGCCATTGGTTTGTTGGCCGCATTATTTCTGGCATTGAAAGTTGGCAATATGAATGCCGTTTCATTTGCGCCAACGTATAAAATTTCTGCGCGCTTTGACAACATCGGAGGTTTAAAACCCCGTGCACCTGTTAAGAGTGCTGGTGTAGTCGTTGGGCGTATCGCTAATATTTCATTTGACGATAAGACATATCAAGCAACTGTTGTAATGACGATTGAAGATGCTTATAAGTTTCCAAAAGACTCTTCTGCCAAGATTTTGACATCAGGCTTATTGGGTGAGCAGTACATTGGGCTTGAGGCTGGCGGCTCTGATGATATGTTAGCTAATGGTGAAAAAATCACCCAAACTCAGTCTGCAATAGTTTTGGAAAGTTTGATTAGTCAGTTCTTGTATAACAAGGCAGCTGATAGCGGCCAAGAGAAAAGCGCAGCTAAATAA
- a CDS encoding MlaA family lipoprotein, with the protein MKRFLLLCMATVLVGCASIPAGVEPSPQDPWESFNRSVFEFNEGLDAYLLKPVVSGYRFVLPEFVREGIYNFFSNYNDIYTALFNLLQGKPGYAFNDFMRVAVNTTMGLGGLLDLATPGGLEKHKEDWGQTLGVWGVPAGPYVVLPFFGPSNVRDTFGTVADLESDYLFRLLPDVALRNSITGLRVVNARNTYYEAGDLLDGAAIDKYSFMRDAYIQRRQYQINEGRDDEEPQMPVYENPYE; encoded by the coding sequence ATGAAACGTTTTCTCTTGCTTTGCATGGCCACTGTGCTAGTTGGTTGCGCTTCTATTCCTGCTGGAGTTGAGCCCTCACCCCAAGATCCTTGGGAGTCTTTCAATCGATCTGTTTTTGAATTCAATGAAGGCTTGGATGCCTATTTGCTGAAACCCGTTGTCTCTGGATATCGATTTGTATTGCCTGAGTTTGTGCGCGAGGGCATTTATAACTTCTTTAGTAACTACAACGATATTTACACAGCACTGTTTAATTTATTGCAAGGCAAACCTGGCTATGCTTTTAATGACTTTATGCGAGTTGCGGTGAACACCACGATGGGGCTTGGTGGTTTATTGGATCTAGCTACCCCTGGCGGCCTAGAGAAGCATAAAGAGGACTGGGGCCAAACGCTGGGCGTATGGGGTGTTCCAGCTGGCCCATATGTGGTTCTTCCCTTCTTTGGGCCAAGTAATGTGCGCGACACTTTCGGTACCGTTGCCGACTTAGAATCCGATTATTTATTTAGATTGCTTCCAGACGTCGCTTTACGTAACAGCATTACCGGATTGCGTGTAGTAAATGCTAGAAATACCTATTACGAAGCGGGTGATTTATTGGATGGTGCCGCAATTGATAAATACAGCTTTATGCGGGATGCGTATATTCAGAGGCGTCAATACCAGATCAACGAAGGTCGTGATGATGAAGAGCCACAAATGCCAGTTTATGAAAATCCTTATGAGTAA
- a CDS encoding MlaC/ttg2D family ABC transporter substrate-binding protein: protein MKNVKVVSLFFALGMFLFSGASSAQTPDATTPPDALIKMVVTDVMASVKADPEIQKGSIPKIVDLVEKKIVPYTDMRRTTEMAMGPNWKKASAEQQAQLTTEFKNLLIRTYSGALSQLRDQTVQFKALRAAPDDNEVVVKTVVLGRGDPVPLDYRLEKTDKGWKVYDMNIMGVWLIEAYRNQFTNQISQNGIEGLVKFLQDRNKQLASAKPAN, encoded by the coding sequence ATGAAAAATGTCAAAGTAGTTTCACTATTTTTTGCGTTAGGCATGTTTTTGTTTTCAGGAGCTTCTTCTGCGCAAACACCCGACGCTACAACGCCTCCTGATGCCCTTATTAAGATGGTAGTTACCGATGTAATGGCATCGGTTAAGGCTGATCCAGAAATTCAAAAAGGCAGCATTCCCAAGATCGTCGATTTAGTGGAAAAGAAAATTGTTCCCTACACTGACATGCGACGCACAACTGAAATGGCTATGGGGCCGAATTGGAAAAAGGCGAGTGCAGAGCAACAGGCTCAACTGACTACGGAATTTAAAAACCTATTAATTCGGACATATTCAGGTGCCCTAAGTCAGTTGCGTGATCAGACTGTGCAATTTAAGGCCTTGCGTGCTGCGCCCGATGACAATGAAGTGGTTGTTAAAACCGTTGTTCTTGGTCGCGGTGACCCCGTACCCCTTGATTACCGCTTGGAAAAGACCGATAAGGGCTGGAAGGTCTACGACATGAACATTATGGGCGTATGGTTAATTGAGGCCTACCGTAATCAGTTTACCAATCAGATCAGCCAGAATGGCATTGAGGGTCTCGTGAAGTTTTTGCAAGATCGTAACAAGCAACTGGCAAGTGCTAAGCCAGCAAATTAA
- a CDS encoding STAS domain-containing protein has product MTFSLPATVTQETATRLEVEGLRNLAGLANIDCSRLKDFDSTVLAVLLAWRKKLQENKQSLFIEHAPEKLKVLAKVYGVSTLLGL; this is encoded by the coding sequence ATGACGTTCTCATTGCCCGCTACCGTTACGCAAGAGACTGCTACTCGGTTGGAGGTGGAGGGTTTACGCAATCTGGCGGGTCTAGCCAATATTGATTGCTCTCGGTTGAAGGATTTTGACTCTACTGTTTTGGCTGTTCTTTTAGCTTGGCGAAAGAAGTTGCAAGAAAATAAGCAATCTTTGTTTATTGAACATGCTCCAGAAAAACTAAAAGTGTTGGCCAAGGTGTATGGCGTATCTACTTTGCTGGGTCTTTAA